A single region of the Peromyscus eremicus chromosome 16_21, PerEre_H2_v1, whole genome shotgun sequence genome encodes:
- the Ier3 gene encoding radiation-inducible immediate-early gene IEX-1: MCHSRNHLHTMTGLRAPAPAPSTSSELRRGSGPEIFTFDPLPDPAVASAARLNTSRGHRKRSRRVLYPRVVRRQLPTEEPNMAKRVLFLLLTIIFCQILMAEEGVSQTLAPEDATSAASPEPSAPITAAPVLEPLNLTSESSDYALDLKAFLQQHPAAF, encoded by the exons ATGTGCCACTCGCGCAACCATCTCCACACCATGACTGGCCTGCGGGCCCCGGCTCCCGCTCCCTCCACCAGCTCGGAACTCCGGCGAGGCTCGGGTCCCGAGATTTTCACCTTCGACCCTCTCCCGGATCCGGCGGTAGCGTCTGCCGCGCGTCTGAACACTTCCCGCGGGCACCGCAAACGCAGCCGAAGGGTGCTCTACCCTCGAGTG GTCCGGCGCCAGCTGCCAACCGAGGAACCCAACATGGCCAAGAGGGTCCTCTTTCTCCTGCTCACCATCATCTTCTGCCAGATCTTGATGGCTGAAGAAGGTGTGTCGCAGACCCTGGCTCCGGAGGATGCTACCAGCGCCGCTTCACCCGAACCCTCTGCGCCCATTACTGCGGCCCCGGTCCTCGAGCCCTTGAATCTGACCTCCGAGTCCTCGGACTACGCTCTGGACCTCAAAGCTTTTCTTCAGCAACACCCGGCGGCCTTCTAA
- the Flot1 gene encoding flotillin-1 isoform X3: MVAGGRVFVLPCIQQIQRISLNTLTLNVKSEKVYTRHGVPISVTGIAQVKIQGQNKEMLAAACQMFLGKTEAEIAHIALETLEGHQRAIMAHMTVEEIYKDRQKFSEQVFKVASSDLVNMGISVVSYTLKDIHDDQDYLHSLGKARTAQVQKDARIGEAEAKRDAGIREAKAKQEKVSAQCLSEIEMAKAQRDYELKKATYDIEVNTRRAQADLAYQLQVAKTKQQIEEQRVQVQVVERAQQVAVQEQEIARREKELEARVRKPAEAERYRLERLAEAEKAQLIMQAEAEAESVRMRGEAEAFAIEARARAEAEQMAKKAEAFQMYQEAAQLDMLLEKLPQVAEEISGPLTSANKITLVSSGSGTMGAAKVTGEVLDILSRLPESVEKLTGISISQVNHNKPLRTA; encoded by the exons ATGGTGGCTGGAGGCCGAGTTTTTGTCCTGCCCTGCATCCAACAAATCCAGAG GATCTCTCTCAACACACTGACCCTCAATGTCAAGAGTGAAAAGGTTTATACCCGCCATGGGGTCCCCATCTCAGTCACGGGCATTGCCCAG GTGAAAATCCAGGGCCAGAACAAAGAGATGTTGGCAGCTGCCTGTCAGATGTTCCTGGGGAAGACAGAGGCGGAGATTGCCCACATTGCCCTGGAGACGCTGGAGGGCCACCAGAGGGCTATCATGGCCCACATGACTGTGGAG GAGATCTATAAGGACAGACAGAAATTCTCAGAGCAAGTTTTCAAAGTGGCCTCCTCAGACCTGGTCAACATGGGTATCAGCGTGGTTAGCTATACCTTGAAGGACATTCATGATGACCAG GACTACTTGCACTCTTTGGGAAAGGCTCGCACAGCACAAGTCCAGAAAGATGCTCGGATTGGGGAAGCCGAGGCCAAAAGAGATGCCGGGATACGG GAGGCGAAGGCCAAGCAGGAGAAGGTGTCTGCGCAGTGCCTTAGTGAAATAGAGATGGCCAAGGCACAGAGAGACTATGAGCTGAAGAAGGCTACCTATGACATCGAGGTCAACACCCGCCGAGCGCAGGCTGACCTGGCCTATCAGCTGCAG GTGGCCAAGACCAAGCAGCAGATCGAGGAGCAGCGGGTGCAGGTGCAGGTAGTGGAGCGCGCCCAGCAGGTGGCGGTGCAGGAGCAGGAGATCGCCCGGCGCGAAAAAGAGCTGGAGGCCCGCGTGCGCAAACCTGCGGAGGCTGAGCGCTACAGGCTGGAGCGCCTAGCGGAAGCAGAGAA GGCCCAGCTGATCATGCAGGCCGAGGCCGAAGCTGAGTCTGTGAGG ATGCGTGGGGAAGCTGAGGCCTTTGCCATAGAGGCCCGCGCTCGTGCGGAGGCTGAGCAAATGGCTAAGAAGGCAGAAGCCTTCCAGATGTACCAGGAGGCCGCCCAGCTGGACATGCTGCTAGAGAAACTGCCGCAg GTGGCCGAAGAGATCAGTGGTCCCCTGACCTCAGCCAATAAGATCACACTGGTGTCTAGCGGAAGTGGAACCATGGGAGCAGCCAAAGTGACTGGGGAAGTACTGGACATTCTAAGCCGCCTGCCAGAGAGTGTGGAGAAACTCACGGGCATCAGCATCTCCCAG GTGAATCACAACAAGCCTTTGCGGACAGCATGA
- the Flot1 gene encoding flotillin-1 isoform X1, producing the protein MLAAACQMFLGKTEAEIAHIALETLEGHQRAIMAHMTVEEIYKDRQKFSEQVFKVASSDLVNMGISVVSYTLKDIHDDQDYLHSLGKARTAQVQKDARIGEAEAKRDAGIREAKAKQEKVSAQCLSEIEMAKAQRDYELKKATYDIEVNTRRAQADLAYQLQVAKTKQQIEEQRVQVQVVERAQQVAVQEQEIARREKELEARVRKPAEAERYRLERLAEAEKAQLIMQAEAEAESVRMRGEAEAFAIEARARAEAEQMAKKAEAFQMYQEAAQLDMLLEKLPQVAEEISGPLTSANKITLVSSGSGTMGAAKVTGEVLDILSRLPESVEKLTGISISQVNHNKPLRTA; encoded by the exons ATGTTGGCAGCTGCCTGTCAGATGTTCCTGGGGAAGACAGAGGCGGAGATTGCCCACATTGCCCTGGAGACGCTGGAGGGCCACCAGAGGGCTATCATGGCCCACATGACTGTGGAG GAGATCTATAAGGACAGACAGAAATTCTCAGAGCAAGTTTTCAAAGTGGCCTCCTCAGACCTGGTCAACATGGGTATCAGCGTGGTTAGCTATACCTTGAAGGACATTCATGATGACCAG GACTACTTGCACTCTTTGGGAAAGGCTCGCACAGCACAAGTCCAGAAAGATGCTCGGATTGGGGAAGCCGAGGCCAAAAGAGATGCCGGGATACGG GAGGCGAAGGCCAAGCAGGAGAAGGTGTCTGCGCAGTGCCTTAGTGAAATAGAGATGGCCAAGGCACAGAGAGACTATGAGCTGAAGAAGGCTACCTATGACATCGAGGTCAACACCCGCCGAGCGCAGGCTGACCTGGCCTATCAGCTGCAG GTGGCCAAGACCAAGCAGCAGATCGAGGAGCAGCGGGTGCAGGTGCAGGTAGTGGAGCGCGCCCAGCAGGTGGCGGTGCAGGAGCAGGAGATCGCCCGGCGCGAAAAAGAGCTGGAGGCCCGCGTGCGCAAACCTGCGGAGGCTGAGCGCTACAGGCTGGAGCGCCTAGCGGAAGCAGAGAA GGCCCAGCTGATCATGCAGGCCGAGGCCGAAGCTGAGTCTGTGAGG ATGCGTGGGGAAGCTGAGGCCTTTGCCATAGAGGCCCGCGCTCGTGCGGAGGCTGAGCAAATGGCTAAGAAGGCAGAAGCCTTCCAGATGTACCAGGAGGCCGCCCAGCTGGACATGCTGCTAGAGAAACTGCCGCAg GTGGCCGAAGAGATCAGTGGTCCCCTGACCTCAGCCAATAAGATCACACTGGTGTCTAGCGGAAGTGGAACCATGGGAGCAGCCAAAGTGACTGGGGAAGTACTGGACATTCTAAGCCGCCTGCCAGAGAGTGTGGAGAAACTCACGGGCATCAGCATCTCCCAG GTGAATCACAACAAGCCTTTGCGGACAGCATGA
- the Tubb gene encoding tubulin beta chain, whose protein sequence is MREIVHIQAGQCGNQIGAKFWEVISDEHGIDPTGTYHGDSDLQLDRISVYYNEATGGKYVPRAILVDLEPGTMDSVRSGPFGQIFRPDNFVFGQSGAGNNWAKGHYTEGAELVDSVLDVVRKEAESCDCLQGFQLTHSLGGGTGSGMGTLLISKIREEYPDRIMNTFSVVPSPKVSDTVVEPYNATLSVHQLVENTDETYCIDNEALYDICFRTLKLTTPTYGDLNHLVSATMSGVTTCLRFPGQLNADLRKLAVNMVPFPRLHFFMPGFAPLTSRGSQQYRALTVPELTQQVFDAKNMMAACDPRHGRYLTVAAVFRGRMSMKEVDEQMLNVQNKNSSYFVEWIPNNVKTAVCDIPPRGLKMAVTFIGNSTAIQELFKRISEQFTAMFRRKAFLHWYTGEGMDEMEFTEAESNMNDLVSEYQQYQDATAEEEEDFGEEAEEEA, encoded by the exons ATGAGGGAAATCGTGCACATCCAGGCTGGACAGTGTGGCAACCAGATCGGTGCTAAG TTCTGGGAGGTGATAAGCGATGAACACGGCATCGACCCTACCGGTACCTACCACGGAGACAGCGACCTGCAGCTGGACCGAATCTCTGTGTACTACAATGAAGCCACAG GTGGCAAGTATGTCCCCCGAGCTATCTTGGTGGATCTAGAACCCGGGACCATGGACTCCGTTCGATCAGGTCCTTTTGGCCAGATCTTCAGACCTGACAACTTTGTTTTTG GTCAGTCTGGAGCAGGCAACAACTGGGCTAAGGGTCACTACACAGAGGGAGCCGAGCTGGTTGACTCTGTCCTGGATGTGGTTCGGAAGGAGGCGGAGAGCTGTGACTGCCTGCAAGGCTTTCAGCTGACCCACTCGCTGGGAGGGGGTACCGGTTCTGGCATGGGCACCCTGCTCATCAGCAAGATCCGGGAAGAGTACCCTGACCGCATCATGAACACCTTCAGTGTGGTGCCCTCGCCCAAAGTGTCTGACACTGTGGTCGAGCCCTACAACGCCACGCTGTCTGTGCACCAGCTGGTGGAGAACACGGATGAGACCTACTGTATCGACAACGAGGCCCTCTATGACATCTGCTTCCGCACCCTCAAGCTCACCACGCCGACCTATGGAGACCTGAACCACCTCGTCTCAGCCACCATGAGCGGGGTGACCACCTGCCTCCGCTTCCCAGGCCAGCTCAACGCCGACCTCCGAAAGCTGGCTGTCAACATGGTGCCCTTCCCACGTCTCCACTTCTTCATGCCTGGCTTTGCCCCACTCACCAGCCGTGGAAGCCAGCAGTATCGGGCCCTCACTGTGCCTGAACTCACCCAGCAGGTCTTCGATGCCAAGAATATGATGGCTGCTTGTGACCCCCGCCACGGCCGATACCTCACTGTCGCAGCTGTCTTCCGTGGGCGGATGTCCATGAAGGAGGTAGATGAGCAGATGCTCAATGTGCAGAATAAGAATAGCAGCTACTTTGTGGAATGGATCCCCAACAATGTCAAGACGGCTGTCTGTGACATCCCACCACGTGGCCTCAAGATGGCAGTCACCTTCATTGGAAACAGCACAGCCATCCAGGAGCTCTTCAAGCGTATCTCAGAGCAGTTCACAGCCATGTTCCGCCGGAAGGCCTTCCTCCACTGGTACACAGGTGAGGGCATGGACGAGATGGAGTTCACTGAAGCCGAGAGCAACATGAATGACCTCGTCTCCGAGTATCAGCAGTACCAGGATGCCactgcagaggaggaagaggatttcggggaggaggcagaagaagaggcCTAA
- the Flot1 gene encoding flotillin-1 isoform X4 codes for MRPWWSPGSAGAPQSWWLEAEFLSCPASNKSRGRISLNTLTLNVKSEKVYTRHGVPISVTGIAQVKIQGQNKEMLAAACQMFLGKTEAEIAHIALETLEGHQRAIMAHMTVEEIYKDRQKFSEQVFKVASSDLVNMGISVVSYTLKDIHDDQDYLHSLGKARTAQVQKDARIGEAEAKRDAGIREAKAKQEKVSAQCLSEIEMAKAQRDYELKKATYDIEVNTRRAQADLAYQLQVAKTKQQIEEQRVQVQVVERAQQVAVQEQEIARREKELEARVRKPAEAERYRLERLAEAEKAQLIMQAEAEAESVRMRGEAEAFAIEARARAEAEQMAKKAEAFQMYQEAAQLDMLLEKLPQVAEEISGPLTSANKITLVSSGSGTMGAAKVTGEVLDILSRLPESVEKLTGISISQVNHNKPLRTA; via the exons ATGAGGCCATGGTGGTCTCCG GGTTCTGCAGGAGCCCCCCAGTCATGGTGGCTGGAGGCCGAGTTTTTGTCCTGCCCTGCATCCAACAAATCCAGAGGTAG GATCTCTCTCAACACACTGACCCTCAATGTCAAGAGTGAAAAGGTTTATACCCGCCATGGGGTCCCCATCTCAGTCACGGGCATTGCCCAG GTGAAAATCCAGGGCCAGAACAAAGAGATGTTGGCAGCTGCCTGTCAGATGTTCCTGGGGAAGACAGAGGCGGAGATTGCCCACATTGCCCTGGAGACGCTGGAGGGCCACCAGAGGGCTATCATGGCCCACATGACTGTGGAG GAGATCTATAAGGACAGACAGAAATTCTCAGAGCAAGTTTTCAAAGTGGCCTCCTCAGACCTGGTCAACATGGGTATCAGCGTGGTTAGCTATACCTTGAAGGACATTCATGATGACCAG GACTACTTGCACTCTTTGGGAAAGGCTCGCACAGCACAAGTCCAGAAAGATGCTCGGATTGGGGAAGCCGAGGCCAAAAGAGATGCCGGGATACGG GAGGCGAAGGCCAAGCAGGAGAAGGTGTCTGCGCAGTGCCTTAGTGAAATAGAGATGGCCAAGGCACAGAGAGACTATGAGCTGAAGAAGGCTACCTATGACATCGAGGTCAACACCCGCCGAGCGCAGGCTGACCTGGCCTATCAGCTGCAG GTGGCCAAGACCAAGCAGCAGATCGAGGAGCAGCGGGTGCAGGTGCAGGTAGTGGAGCGCGCCCAGCAGGTGGCGGTGCAGGAGCAGGAGATCGCCCGGCGCGAAAAAGAGCTGGAGGCCCGCGTGCGCAAACCTGCGGAGGCTGAGCGCTACAGGCTGGAGCGCCTAGCGGAAGCAGAGAA GGCCCAGCTGATCATGCAGGCCGAGGCCGAAGCTGAGTCTGTGAGG ATGCGTGGGGAAGCTGAGGCCTTTGCCATAGAGGCCCGCGCTCGTGCGGAGGCTGAGCAAATGGCTAAGAAGGCAGAAGCCTTCCAGATGTACCAGGAGGCCGCCCAGCTGGACATGCTGCTAGAGAAACTGCCGCAg GTGGCCGAAGAGATCAGTGGTCCCCTGACCTCAGCCAATAAGATCACACTGGTGTCTAGCGGAAGTGGAACCATGGGAGCAGCCAAAGTGACTGGGGAAGTACTGGACATTCTAAGCCGCCTGCCAGAGAGTGTGGAGAAACTCACGGGCATCAGCATCTCCCAG GTGAATCACAACAAGCCTTTGCGGACAGCATGA
- the Flot1 gene encoding flotillin-1 isoform X2, with protein MFFTCGPNEAMVVSGFCRSPPVMVAGGRVFVLPCIQQIQRISLNTLTLNVKSEKVYTRHGVPISVTGIAQVKIQGQNKEMLAAACQMFLGKTEAEIAHIALETLEGHQRAIMAHMTVEEIYKDRQKFSEQVFKVASSDLVNMGISVVSYTLKDIHDDQDYLHSLGKARTAQVQKDARIGEAEAKRDAGIREAKAKQEKVSAQCLSEIEMAKAQRDYELKKATYDIEVNTRRAQADLAYQLQVAKTKQQIEEQRVQVQVVERAQQVAVQEQEIARREKELEARVRKPAEAERYRLERLAEAEKAQLIMQAEAEAESVRMRGEAEAFAIEARARAEAEQMAKKAEAFQMYQEAAQLDMLLEKLPQVAEEISGPLTSANKITLVSSGSGTMGAAKVTGEVLDILSRLPESVEKLTGISISQVNHNKPLRTA; from the exons ATGTTTTTCACTTGTGGCCCAAATGAGGCCATGGTGGTCTCCG GGTTCTGCAGGAGCCCCCCAGTCATGGTGGCTGGAGGCCGAGTTTTTGTCCTGCCCTGCATCCAACAAATCCAGAG GATCTCTCTCAACACACTGACCCTCAATGTCAAGAGTGAAAAGGTTTATACCCGCCATGGGGTCCCCATCTCAGTCACGGGCATTGCCCAG GTGAAAATCCAGGGCCAGAACAAAGAGATGTTGGCAGCTGCCTGTCAGATGTTCCTGGGGAAGACAGAGGCGGAGATTGCCCACATTGCCCTGGAGACGCTGGAGGGCCACCAGAGGGCTATCATGGCCCACATGACTGTGGAG GAGATCTATAAGGACAGACAGAAATTCTCAGAGCAAGTTTTCAAAGTGGCCTCCTCAGACCTGGTCAACATGGGTATCAGCGTGGTTAGCTATACCTTGAAGGACATTCATGATGACCAG GACTACTTGCACTCTTTGGGAAAGGCTCGCACAGCACAAGTCCAGAAAGATGCTCGGATTGGGGAAGCCGAGGCCAAAAGAGATGCCGGGATACGG GAGGCGAAGGCCAAGCAGGAGAAGGTGTCTGCGCAGTGCCTTAGTGAAATAGAGATGGCCAAGGCACAGAGAGACTATGAGCTGAAGAAGGCTACCTATGACATCGAGGTCAACACCCGCCGAGCGCAGGCTGACCTGGCCTATCAGCTGCAG GTGGCCAAGACCAAGCAGCAGATCGAGGAGCAGCGGGTGCAGGTGCAGGTAGTGGAGCGCGCCCAGCAGGTGGCGGTGCAGGAGCAGGAGATCGCCCGGCGCGAAAAAGAGCTGGAGGCCCGCGTGCGCAAACCTGCGGAGGCTGAGCGCTACAGGCTGGAGCGCCTAGCGGAAGCAGAGAA GGCCCAGCTGATCATGCAGGCCGAGGCCGAAGCTGAGTCTGTGAGG ATGCGTGGGGAAGCTGAGGCCTTTGCCATAGAGGCCCGCGCTCGTGCGGAGGCTGAGCAAATGGCTAAGAAGGCAGAAGCCTTCCAGATGTACCAGGAGGCCGCCCAGCTGGACATGCTGCTAGAGAAACTGCCGCAg GTGGCCGAAGAGATCAGTGGTCCCCTGACCTCAGCCAATAAGATCACACTGGTGTCTAGCGGAAGTGGAACCATGGGAGCAGCCAAAGTGACTGGGGAAGTACTGGACATTCTAAGCCGCCTGCCAGAGAGTGTGGAGAAACTCACGGGCATCAGCATCTCCCAG GTGAATCACAACAAGCCTTTGCGGACAGCATGA